Proteins co-encoded in one Brassica oleracea var. oleracea cultivar TO1000 chromosome C4, BOL, whole genome shotgun sequence genomic window:
- the LOC106337266 gene encoding probable envelope ADP,ATP carrier protein, chloroplastic — MGDEDRAILTFHRIPSLNSSVLTSSPSISSTVQFRHRVLRSSAPGDVGFGSKFACITMAEKCEQREFSPTPAQLLSNPLAILALVPKDAAIFAAGAIAGAAAKTVTAPLDRIKLLMQTHGIRIGHQSAKKAIGFVEAITLIGKEEGMKGYWKGNLPQVIRVLPYSAVQLLAYESYKKLFKGTDDQLSVIGRLAAGACAGMTSTLLTYPLDVLRLRLAVEPGYRTMSQVALSMLREEGLASFYYGLGPSLVGIAPYIAVNFCIFDLVKKSLPEEYRQKAQSSLFTAVLSAGIATLTCYPLDTVRRQMQMRGTPYKSIPEAFAGIIDGDGLIGLYRGFLPNALKTLPNSSIRLTTFDMVKRLIATSEKQLQKITYDNRNRDQT; from the exons ATGGGAGACGAAGACAGAGCTATTCTCACATTTCACCGTATACCTTCCCTCAACTCCTCCGTACTCACCTCTTCTCCGTCCATATCCAGCACCGTACAGTTTCGCCACCGTGTTTTGCGGAGTTCAGCTCCCGGAGATGTCGGTTTCGGGAGTAAATTCGCCTGCATTACTATGGCGGAGAAGTGCGAGCAGAGGGAGTTCTCTCCCACGCCGGCGCAGCTCTTGAGCAACCCGCTTGCTATCCTTGCTCTTGTTCCCAAGGATGCTGCCATCTTCGCCGCCGGTGCTATTGCCGGAGCTGCCGCTAAAACGGTTACGGCTCCGCTTGACCGTATCAAGCTTCTTATGCAG ACACATGGTATACGAATCGGACATCAGAGTGCAAAGAAGGCAATAGGTTTTGTCGAG GCAATTACTCTGATAGGCAAAGAAGAAGGGATGAAAGGTTACTGGAAGGGAAACTTGCCTCAGGTGATAAGAGTATTGCCTTATAGTGCGGTCCAGCTTTTGGCTTACGAGAGTTACAAG AAATTATTCAAAGGTACAGATGATCAGCTCTCAGTGATTGGAAGACTTGCAGCTGGTGCTTGTGCTGGCATGACATCTACCTTG TTGACTTACCCACTAGATGTTTTGAGACTGAGATTGGCAGTCGAACCTGGGTACAGAACAATGTCTCAG GTTGCTTTGAGTATGCTCCGGGAAGAAGGGCTTGCATCTTTCTATTACGGCCTTGGACCTTCTCTAGTAGGGATAGCTCCATATATTGCTGTTAACTTTTGCATTTTCGATCT AGTGAAGAAGTCTTTACCGGAGGAATATAGACAAAAGGCACAATCGTCTCTGTTCACAGCTGTTCTGTCGGCTGGTATTGCAACACTAACATGTTACCCTCTCGACACTGTGAGACGCCAAATGCAAATGAGAGGAACTCCATACAAATCTATCCCTGAAGCATTTGCTG GAATTATAGACGGTGATGGGCTTATAGGCTTGTACCGTGGCTTTTTACCCAATGCATTGAAAACTCTACCAAACAGCAG CATTAGGCTTACAACCTTTGATATGGTGAAACGCCTTATCGCCACAAGTGAGAAGCAGCTTCAGAAGATCACCTATGATAATCGGAATCGAGACCAAACTTGA
- the LOC106337320 gene encoding clathrin light chain 3, with the protein MSSSLGNDDSQLGESNRSAVVDGGDGGNYTAYESRFQSQRFDSSFSNFEKDLAGGGDSSPYSNQDDISSPQRELPETQSPPLKNSSADTNGPILPPPSVMEKEEGFALREWRRLNALRLEEKEKKEKEMVQQIIEAAEQYKAEFYSKRSITIENNKKTNREKEKLFLESQEKFYAEADKNSWKAIAELIPREVPVLEKKGKKKQASVTVIQGPKPGKPTDLSRMRQVITRLKHNPPSHMKPKVPTPSEVDP; encoded by the exons ATGTCGTCATCTTTGGGCAACGACGATTCACAACTCGGTGAGTCAAATCGTTCAGCAGTAGTAGATGGCGGCGACGGAGGAAACTACACGGCTTACGAGTCTCGGTTCCAGTCGCAGCGGTTTGACTCGTCCTTCTCCAACTTCGAGAAAGACTTAGCTGGCGGTGGCGATTCGTCTCCTTACTCCAACCAAGATGATATCTCGTCGCCGCAGAGGGAACTACCGGAAACTCAATCTCCACCGTTGAAAAACAGTTCCGCTGATACCAACGGTCCGATCTTGCCTCCTCCATCGGTCATGGAGAAAGAGGAAGGTTTTGCTCTCAGGGAGTGGCGAAG GCTAAATGCTCTGAGATTGGAAGAGAAGGAAAAAAAGGAGAAAGAAATGGTTCAGCAGATTATAGAAGCAGCAGAGCAATACAAGGCTGAGTTCTACAGCAAGCGTAGCATTACTATTGAAAACAACAAGAAAACCAACCGCGAGAAAGAGAAG TTGTTTTTGGAGAGCCAAGAAAAGTTTTATGCTGAAGCTGACAAAAACAGCTGGAAGGCGATTGCTGAACTCATTCCTCGTGAAGTACCAGTATTAGAGAAGAAAGGCAAGAAGAAGCAAGCTTCTGTAACTGTGATACAGGGGCCAAAACCAGGGAAGCCAACTGATTTGTCTCGTATGCGTCAAGTGATCACGAGACTCAAGCACAATCCACCTTCTCATATGAAGCCTAAAGTACCCACACCATCTGAAGTGGACCCGTGA